In Drosophila gunungcola strain Sukarami chromosome 2R unlocalized genomic scaffold, Dgunungcola_SK_2 000020F, whole genome shotgun sequence, a single window of DNA contains:
- the LOC128256527 gene encoding UPF0598 protein CG30010: MLVLRCRFLANLKTVGFPKPLCRFLQYNQGQSPEPKIREYFYYIDHEGMLFLDDAKMKNFTSCFKEKDFLKFFFNRLRLNKTNRYESDFPYISLCGRERNFIRCDDTPLVFTEQLKKDETEVLSYAHSGQVLTLPYEPHKLYMDPRNGRVYHPATPQVGGIGLVRSKLAIELSQHFEFPAGEPSPTHFRWNGERLKLENDWVSNTQRFPMNEECI, translated from the exons ATGCTTGTACTGCGTTGCAGATTCCTAGCAAACCTAAAAACAGTTGGTTTTCCAAAACCACTTTGTCGTTTTTTGCAATACAATCAAGGACAGTCACCGGAGCCGAAAATTCGCGAATACTTTTACTACATTGACCATGAGGGAATG CTCTTCTTGGACGATgcgaaaatgaaaaactttacCAGTTGCTTTAAGGAGAAAGATTTCCTCAAGTTCTTTTTCAACCGCCTGCGACTGAACAAAACCAACAGATATGAAAGCGATTTTCCCTACATTTCCCTTTGTGGACGGGAAAGGAATTTCATACGATGCGATGACACGCCTCTAGTGTTCACAGAGCAGCTCAAAAAGGATGAAACAGAGGTGCTCAGCTATGCGCACTCGGGTCAGGTCCTAACTCTGCCCTACGAACCCCACAAACTGTACATGGACCCGCGCAATGGAAGGGTCTACCATCCAGCGACCCCACAGGTGGGCGGCATAGGCCTGGTCCGCTCCAAGCTGGCCATAGAACTGAGCCAGCACTTTGAATTTCCGGCTGGCGAGCCTTCCCCCACACACTTTCGATGGAACGGAGAGCGACTGAAGCTGGAGAACGACTGGGTTAGCAACACCCAGCGATTCCCCATGAACGAGGAGTGTATATAA
- the LOC128256525 gene encoding alpha N-terminal protein methyltransferase 1, giving the protein MTTTLETQLSDKLQVMAEIKDSGPERANQEETSSAPGGSGDSSASPSPSGSATKIAPEPEFYDKAQKYWAEVPATVNGMLGGLGYISAIDIQGSSVFLREIRVPGNRLALDCGAGIGRVTRNLLIPRFSCVDLVEQDPAFAEKAREYCTAEDVTPGKVGQIYNMGLQKFAPSQHYDLIWSQWVLGHLTDRDLVAFFRRMKLGLAPGGFFCLKENVSSSKKTVEDKQDSSVTRPLDSYERYLKEAGFRIVRKVKQQNFPKGLFPVYMIACKPVSKD; this is encoded by the coding sequence ATGACAACCACATTGGAAACGCAGCTCTCAGACAAGTTGCAAGTGATGGCCGAGATCAAGGACAGTGGCCCAGAGCGGGCAAACCAAGAGGAAACCAGCAGCGCACCCGGTGGATCCGGGGACAGTTCGGCGTCGCCGTCTCCCAGTGGCAGTGCCACCAAAATTGCGCCGGAGCCCGAGTTCTACGACAAGGCGCAAAAGTACTGGGCCGAGGTTCCGGCCACCGTGAATGGGATGCTCGGCGGTCTGGGCTACATCAGTGCCATCGATATACAGGGCTCCAGTGTGTTCTTGCGAGAGATTCGCGTTCCGGGCAACAGGTTGGCCTTGGACTGCGGCGCCGGAATCGGGCGAGTGACCCGGAACCTCCTTATTCCGCGCTTCAGCTGCGTGGACCTGGTGGAGCAGGATCCCGCTTTTGCGGAGAAGGCGCGGGAGTACTGCACGGCCGAGGACGTGACTCCCGGCAAGGTGGGCCAGATCTACAACATGGGACTGCAGAAGTTCGCGCCCTCGCAGCACTACGACCTCATTTGGAGCCAGTGGGTGCTAGGACACCTCACGGACCGCGACCTGGTCGCTTTCTTTCGGCGTATGAAGCTAGGACTGGCGCCCGGCGGCTTCTTTTGCCTGAAGGAGAACGTGAGCAGCTCCAAGAAGACGGTGGAGGACAAGCAGGACTCGTCGGTCACTAGGCCACTGGACAGCTACGAGCGCTACCTGAAGGAAGCCGGATTCCGCATCGTGCGCAAGGTCAAGCAACAAAATTTCCCCAAGGGACTCTTTCCGGTCTACATGATCGCCTGCAAGCCCGTCTCCAAGGATTAG
- the LOC128256526 gene encoding protein crossbronx gives MTLDLDANKKDDKLLIATIQQEYKILAEYKMIESEKLSGIYVIPSYANSLQWFGVFFGRQGLYAESVFRFSILLPDRFPDDKALPTIIFQQDVVHPHVCPYTHSLDVSHAFPEWRCGEDHLWQLLKYTQAIFSDPVDSIRGIELDKLKNREAAELLMTNKEEFANRVQENIKESKEHIYDSPPTEDPHFIVFEKFQPDLHGPVLERIKAGRSKQAEASSQQANGGHATGLSWVKEGEFKPLSIE, from the exons ATGACGCTCGATTTGGATGCAAATAAGAAGGATGACAAGCTGCTGATCGCCACCATCCAGCAGGAGTACAAAATCCTGGCTGAATA caaAATGATTGAGTCAGAGAAGTTGAGTGGTATATATGTTATACCCAGCTACGCTAATTCATTGC agtggTTTGGGGTCTTCTTTGGACGCCAGGGCTTGTATGCAGAAAGTGTGTTTCGCTTCTCGATTTTACTGCCTGATCGATTTCCCGACGACAAAGCTCTTCCG ACTATAATATTCCAGCAAGACGTAGTGCATCCCCATGTGTGCCCGTACACCCACAGCTTGGACGTGAGTCACGCCTTTCCCGAGTGGCGATGTGGCGAGGATCACCTCTGGCAGCTGCTCAAGTACACGCAGGCCATATTCTCCGATCCCGTGGACAGCATTCGGGGCATTGAGTTGGACAAACTCAAGAACAGAGAGGCTGCAGAGCTGCTGATGACCAACAAGGAGGAGTTTGCGAACCGAGTCCAGGAAAACATAAAGGAGAGCAAGGAGCACATCTACGACAGCCCGCCTACGGAGGATCCGCACTTCAtagtatttgaaaaatttcagCCGGACTTACACGGACCTGTTTTGGAGCGCATTAAGGCCGGAAGGAGCAAGCAGGCGGAGGCCTCCTCCCAGCAGGCGAATGGAGGCCACGCCACTGGTCTCTCGTGGGTGAAGGAGGGGGAGTTCAAGCCCCTCAGCATCGAGTAG